The following are from one region of the Camarhynchus parvulus chromosome 3, STF_HiC, whole genome shotgun sequence genome:
- the CNST gene encoding consortin, whose amino-acid sequence MDDRDFPPNDLQIDSKDSLPTNYRVECLASHLIPSADENENQLDSDGNEVLTSSSIAMGRQDKGEQDNINNNENMDSGDWIPSCKESETERRSVNVHMDPQLEEKPVAEKQPGGKRSPRSKRSSNKKSKGISTVGASTIQEENALNTDTDFVQAESAVETKESFHPKDQKQTLQSLFSLLREEVEQMDSKILPLCLHQIAETYFQEEEYEKAIKFIQLERLYHEQLLANLSSIQEQWERKWKTAVPSPVTALRNSDKELSGQELEKLTRVCSSHQQPQASKNKLVAAENTWESSCLPQLMESRTLKEREATAFKSGTETCPGIAPKKEDKQPSTVCPGENKTERQTEAASVWVAAGKNHMEEQHCSAESTLEPHTQSTGTGGRPSSGCLSSGDAGKDNSLQLRERQLSKDAVEIEGAGEPGVKLPLEPMVDALALTDDDYMPTDLVPSDKDVPADRSLLRSKHAAGSSEIPSGQLGNSDLKQQQIQPDDDDDGQSSWDRTASGECSGCNEGSEHASAAHSQVCKEIGQKEKVNNEHEDLFLRFLNGNIIDTEESADFANQEDFDAVPDISPERASYNSLEALSLDDSFSSLDELTRRIEITEITPVEGLVSILKKRDDRDGKTIAQVQQRQTKRRVRFQEMEDTLDQDEVSGGSCILLILLCIATVFLSIGGTALYCTFGDMESPVCTDFAANMDFYYTQILQRVEELKHWIAFS is encoded by the exons ATGGATGACAGAGACTTTCCACCAAATGATCTGCAAATAGACTCAAAGGACAGTCTTCCTACTAACTACAGGGTAGAATGTTTGGCATCTCATTTGATTCCTTCAGctgatgaaaatgaaaatcaacTTGACAGTGATGGGAATGAAGTTCTGACCAGTAGTAGCATTGCTATGGGACGACAGGATAAAGGTGAACAGGATAACATCAATAATAATGAGAATATGGACAGTGGAGACTGGATCCCAAGCTGCAAGGAAAGTGAGACTGAGAGAAGATCTGTAAATGTCCATATGGACCCCCAGCTGGAGGAAAAGCCTGTCGCAGAAAAACAGCCAGGTGGAAAAAGAAGTCCAAGAAGCAAAAGAAGCTCCAATAAAAAATCTAAAG GCATTTCTACAGTGGGAGCCTCAACAATCCAGGAGGAAAATGCTCTTAATACAGATACAGATTTTGTGCAGGCTGAAAGTGCTGTTGAAACAAAGGAAAGCTTTCATCCAAAAGACCAAAAGCAAACATTGCAgtctcttttctctttgctccGTGAAGAGGTTGAGCAGATGGATTCAAAGATACTGCCCCTGTGTCTCCATCAG ATAGCTGAGACCTATTTTCAAGAGGAAGAAT ATGAGAAGGCCATTAAGTTCATTCAGCTTGAACGACTTTATCATGAGCAGCTGCTTGCAAATCTTTCTTCCATACAGGAACAGTGGG aaagaaaatggaagacaGCAGTTCCCAGTCCAGTTACAGCACTGAGGAATTCAGATAAAGAGCTGAGTGGCCAAGAACTGGAGAAGCTTACTAGAGTTTGCTCTTCACATCAACA GCCACAGGCATCCAAAAATAAG CTAGTAGCTGCAGAAAATACATGGGAAAGCAGTTGTTTACCTCAGTTAATGGAGTCCAGAActttaaaggaaagagaagctACTGCTTTTAAATCAg GTACTGAAACTTGTCCTGGCATTGCACCAAAGAAAGAAGATAAACAGCCGAGCACTGTTTGCCCAggtgaaaacaaaactgagagacagacagaggcaGCAAGTGTTTGGGTAGCTGCAGGAAAGAACCAcatggaggagcagcactgcagtgctgaatCAACGCTGGAGCCACACACCCAgtccacagggacagggggcagGCCTTCCTCGGGCTGTTTATCATCTGGGGATGCTGGTAAAGATAACAGCCTGCAGCTGAGGGAAAGACAGCTCTCCAAGGATGCAGTGGAAATagaaggggctggggagcctGGAGTGAAACTCCCTCTTGAGCCAATGGTAGATGCTTTGGCTTTAACAGATGATGATTATATGCCTACTGATTTGGTTCCTTCTGATAAAGATGTGCCAGCTGATAGAAGTCTGCTCAGATCAAAACATGCTGCTGGGTCTTCAGAAATTCCTAGTGGCCAGCTTGGAAATAGTGATTTAAAGCAGCAACAGATACAgcctgatgatgatgatgatggacaGTCTTCATGGGACAGAACTGCCTCAGGTGAATGCTCTGGGTGTAATGAAGGGTCTGAGCATGCGAGTGCTGCCCATTCACAGGTGTGCAAGGAAATAGGACAGAAGGAGAAGGTCAATAATGAACACGAAGAtttatttctgagatttttgaaTGGAAACATAATAGACACTGAAGAATCTGCAGACTTTGCAAACCAAGAGGACTTTGACGCTGTTCCAGATATTTCACCTGAACGAGCATCTTATAACTCCCTGGAAGCTTTATCTTTAGAtgacagcttttcttctcttgatGAACTTACAAGAAGGATAGAGATTACTGAG ATTACCCCAGTGGAAGGATTGGTGTCTATACTAAAGAAGAGAGATGacagagatggaaaaacaaTTGCTCAAGTCCAGCAAAGGCAAACAAAGAGAAGAGTGAGATTCCAAGAAATGGAAGACACATTGGATCAAG ATGAAGTGTCTGGTGGCTCCTGTATTTTGCTGATCCTGCTGTGCATAGCAACTGTTTTCCTTAGCATTGGAGGAACTGCACTGTACTGCACCTTTGGTGACATGGAATCCCCTGTGTGTACTGATTTTGCAGCCAACATGGATTTCTATTATACACAGATACTGCAGCGTGTGGAAGAACTTAAACACTGGATAGCCTTCTCATAG